A genomic stretch from Hymenobacter psoromatis includes:
- a CDS encoding DNA polymerase IV, whose product MLRKIIHLDMDAFYASVEQRDDPALRGRPVAVGGTRARGVVMAASYEARQFGVRSAMPAATAARLCPELRFVPPRFDVYKEVSGQIREIMAEYTPLIEPVALDEAYLDVTHNLAGLPLASEVARQIRAKILERTQLTASAGISYNKFLAKLASDRRKPNGQYVIPPERGPAFVAGLGVGEFHGIGPATQARLHALGIFTGADLRAQPEALLRRHFGKAGGFYYAIARAEDLRPVRPDRPRKSVGAEMTFAQDLHELPDLLAALLPVAAKVWAYCQRTGQSGRCITLKVKYADFQQLTRSRTLPAAVPDEAALLRLGQDLLTVLLPLPQGVRLLGLSLSALDEPDATTGQLALF is encoded by the coding sequence ATGCTGCGCAAGATTATTCACCTCGACATGGATGCCTTTTATGCCTCCGTGGAGCAGCGCGACGACCCGGCCCTGCGCGGGCGGCCGGTGGCCGTGGGCGGCACCCGCGCCCGCGGCGTAGTGATGGCCGCCAGCTACGAGGCCCGGCAATTTGGGGTGCGCTCGGCCATGCCGGCCGCCACGGCGGCGCGCCTCTGCCCCGAGCTGCGGTTCGTGCCGCCGCGCTTTGACGTGTATAAAGAGGTATCAGGTCAGATTCGGGAAATCATGGCCGAATACACGCCGCTTATCGAGCCCGTGGCCCTCGATGAAGCTTACCTCGACGTGACCCACAACCTGGCCGGCCTACCCCTCGCCAGCGAGGTAGCCCGCCAAATCAGGGCTAAGATTTTAGAACGCACCCAGCTCACGGCTTCGGCGGGCATTTCCTACAATAAATTTCTGGCCAAGCTGGCCTCCGACCGCCGCAAACCCAACGGGCAGTACGTGATTCCGCCCGAGCGCGGGCCGGCGTTCGTGGCCGGGCTGGGGGTAGGCGAGTTTCACGGCATCGGGCCGGCTACGCAGGCGCGGCTGCACGCGCTGGGCATCTTCACCGGAGCCGACCTGCGCGCCCAGCCCGAGGCGCTGCTGCGCCGGCACTTCGGCAAGGCGGGCGGCTTCTACTACGCCATCGCCCGCGCCGAGGACCTGCGCCCCGTGCGCCCCGACCGCCCCCGCAAGTCGGTGGGGGCCGAAATGACTTTTGCCCAGGACCTGCACGAATTGCCCGACCTGCTGGCCGCCTTGCTGCCCGTGGCCGCCAAGGTCTGGGCCTACTGCCAGCGCACCGGCCAGTCGGGCCGCTGCATCACGCTAAAAGTAAAATACGCTGATTTCCAGCAACTAACCCGCAGCCGCACCCTGCCCGCCGCCGTGCCCGACGAAGCCGCCCTGCTGCGCCTGGGCCAGGATTTGCTGACGGTGTTGCTACCCCTGCCGCAGGGCGTGCGGCTGCTGGGCCTCTCCTTGTCCGCCCTCGATGAGCCCGACGCGACCACCGGGCAGCTGGCGCTTTTTTAG
- a CDS encoding X-Pro dipeptidyl-peptidase gives MFRSVLLSALLAAALARPAAAQTAPTPTRAEDSLFVRQNYRKLEQLIPMRDGTRLATILYVPRDASRANPYPFLMERTPYSAGPRGADAYPTRGPGPSRELSQEKYIFVYQDVRGRYLSEGQFEEMTPALPPAGRGKPSKGKGKNAAHDESTDTYDTIEWLLKHVPYNNGRVGVMGISYPGFYASASLPNAHPALKAVSPQAPVTDEFIGDDARHGGAFFLLDNFDFTNSFDVPRPQPLAKYEELFPLKIADAYQFFLDLGPIKNANQSQYFNGRARIWNEYLAHDTYDAYWQARNSRPSLTGVRPAVLVVGGWYDAEDLFGALHTYQAIEKQNPAATNRLVMGPWTHGAWSRADWSKFGPLNFGQNTAEYYRRTLETPFFNFYLKDKGHFDAAEATVFNTGTNEWKTYSAWPPKAAQARPFYFQPGGGLVAYENKVGEAIQSMVAGPTITHTPQTLPPPPAPAFSEYLSDPAHPVPYAPGILSSRSNEYMIADQRFAAERPDVLTFQTLPLPADLTVAGPLAVDLWVSTSGTDADFVVKLIDVLPDDAADPAPGAQNTTLPGTQRLVRADVLRGRFRNSFTQPEPFQPNVPTEVKYELNDVLHTFKKGHRLLVQVQSSWFPLVDRNPQQFINISTANAADFQKATIRIYHEPGHASKLTLPVQ, from the coding sequence CGGGCCAACCCCTACCCCTTCCTGATGGAGCGGACGCCCTACTCGGCCGGCCCGCGCGGCGCGGATGCCTACCCCACCCGCGGCCCCGGCCCCAGCCGCGAGCTGAGCCAGGAAAAATATATTTTCGTGTACCAGGACGTGCGCGGGCGCTACCTCAGCGAAGGTCAGTTTGAGGAAATGACCCCCGCCCTACCCCCCGCCGGCCGCGGCAAGCCCAGCAAGGGCAAAGGCAAAAACGCCGCTCACGACGAAAGCACCGATACCTACGACACCATCGAGTGGCTGCTGAAACACGTGCCCTACAACAACGGCCGCGTGGGCGTCATGGGAATTTCCTACCCCGGCTTCTACGCCTCGGCCAGCCTGCCCAACGCCCACCCGGCGCTCAAGGCCGTGTCGCCGCAGGCCCCGGTGACGGACGAGTTTATCGGCGACGATGCCCGGCACGGCGGGGCATTTTTTTTGCTGGATAACTTTGATTTCACGAATTCTTTCGATGTGCCCCGGCCCCAGCCGCTGGCCAAGTACGAGGAATTGTTTCCCTTAAAAATCGCCGATGCCTACCAGTTTTTTCTGGATTTGGGCCCCATTAAAAATGCCAACCAAAGCCAGTATTTCAACGGCCGGGCCCGCATCTGGAACGAGTACCTGGCCCACGACACCTACGATGCCTATTGGCAGGCGCGCAACAGCCGCCCGAGCCTAACCGGCGTGCGGCCGGCCGTGCTGGTCGTCGGCGGCTGGTACGATGCCGAGGACCTGTTCGGGGCGCTGCACACCTACCAGGCCATCGAAAAGCAGAACCCCGCCGCCACCAACCGCCTCGTGATGGGCCCCTGGACCCACGGGGCCTGGAGCCGCGCCGACTGGAGCAAATTCGGCCCCCTGAATTTTGGCCAAAACACCGCCGAATACTACCGCCGCACCCTGGAAACGCCGTTTTTCAACTTCTACCTGAAAGACAAAGGCCACTTCGACGCGGCCGAAGCCACGGTGTTCAATACCGGTACGAATGAGTGGAAAACCTACTCCGCCTGGCCGCCGAAGGCGGCGCAGGCACGGCCGTTTTATTTTCAGCCGGGCGGGGGATTGGTTGCTTATGAAAATAAAGTAGGAGAGGCTATTCAAAGCATGGTAGCAGGACCGACTATTACGCACACGCCACAAACATTACCACCTCCACCCGCCCCCGCCTTCTCCGAATACCTCAGCGACCCGGCCCACCCGGTGCCCTACGCGCCCGGCATCCTGAGCAGCCGCAGCAACGAGTATATGATTGCCGACCAGCGCTTTGCGGCCGAGCGGCCCGACGTGCTCACCTTCCAAACCCTACCCCTGCCCGCCGACCTGACCGTGGCCGGCCCGCTGGCCGTGGACCTGTGGGTGAGCACCTCCGGCACCGATGCCGACTTCGTGGTGAAGCTCATCGACGTGCTGCCCGACGATGCAGCCGACCCCGCGCCGGGGGCGCAAAATACCACCCTACCCGGCACCCAGCGCCTGGTACGCGCCGACGTGCTACGCGGCCGGTTCCGCAACAGCTTCACGCAGCCCGAACCGTTCCAGCCCAACGTGCCCACCGAGGTGAAATACGAGCTGAACGACGTGCTGCACACCTTCAAAAAAGGCCACCGCCTGCTGGTGCAGGTGCAAAGCAGCTGGTTTCCGCTGGTGGACCGCAATCCGCAGCAGTTCATCAACATCTCGACTGCTAATGCGGCTGATTTTCAGAAGGCTACCATCCGGATTTACCACGAGCCCGGCCATGCCTCCAAGCTGACGCTGCCGGTGCAGTAG